A stretch of DNA from Noviherbaspirillum sedimenti:
CCGCATAAAACAAGGCATGAATGATAAAGGCCAGCGTCAGAAAGCCTGTCAAGCTGGCAACTGACATGCGGAACAAGCCGATATGCGTGCAATACAGGGTAAAGCTGCTGACCGTCAGGGCAGATACCGACGACATTAACGTATGGCGTGCGCGTGTTGCCTGGGCAGGGTCGTCTTTGGGAAAGCGGAATAATGCAGGGAAAAAATGCATGGATAGAGGCATCCGTTGCAAAAGTAGTATTGCATTAGAGTAACACACGTTGTCCGCTTGTCGAAACCAATGGTTAAGCATGTGTCGTGCCGAAAATCACGGAGATAGGGCTACAGAAGCGGCAGGCTGGCGGCTGGCTTGATTTCTTCCAGGCAGACGGTGGAGCGCACGCCGGCCACGCCCGGCACCTGCATCAGGCGATCGGTCAGGAAGTTCGACAGCGATTTCAGATCGGCCGCCACCACTTTCAGCAGATAGTCGAAGTCGCCGGAAATCGTGTAGCACTCGATGATTTCCGGGAATTGGCGGATTGCCCGTTCCACCTCGCGCACCTGCTTGAACTGGTCACGGTGCAGGTTCAGGTTGACGAAAGCCACCACCCCGAGGCCGAGCGCCGCCGGATCGACCTGCGCCACATAGCCGCGGATGATGCCCGCGGTTTCCAGCCGGCGCACACGCCGATAGCACTGCGGCGGCGACAGGTTGGCCGCCGCCGACAGTTCGACATTCGAGGCGCGCCCATTCCTTTGCAGGACCTCCAGCAGGATACTGTCGTAACGGTCGAGCTTTTCCATGGCATCTCCATCGATTTTGGCAAATTTCATGAACGATTCTTTCATAAGTTGAGTAATTTATCGCGGAATATGCAAAATAATTTCCTGCTTCCACGCCTATCATGTAAGCGCTGGCCTGGGACAGGTCGAGGAGGGCATCATGGACAAGCTGATCAAACTGGAACGGCAATACTGCGCGCGCAATTACCATCCCTTGCCGGTGGTCTTGCACAAGGGCCAGGGCGTCTGGCTGTGGGATGTCGACGGCAAGCGCTACCTGGACATGATGTCAGCGTATTCGGCTGTCAGCTTCGGTCACAGCCATCCGGCGCTGGTGGCGGCGCTGACCGAACAGGCGCAATTGCTGGCCGTGCCTTCACGCGCCTTTTACAGCGACCGCCTCGGCCCCTTCCTTGAACTGCTGTGTGAGACTACCGGCATGGCCAAGGCATTGCCCATGAATACCGGCGCCGAAGCGGTGGAAACCGCGCTCAAGGCGGCGCGCAAGTGGGGTTACAAGGTCAAGGGCATTCCCGATGGACGCGCCGAAATCGTTGTCTGCAAGGGC
This window harbors:
- a CDS encoding Lrp/AsnC family transcriptional regulator, which encodes MEKLDRYDSILLEVLQRNGRASNVELSAAANLSPPQCYRRVRRLETAGIIRGYVAQVDPAALGLGVVAFVNLNLHRDQFKQVREVERAIRQFPEIIECYTISGDFDYLLKVVAADLKSLSNFLTDRLMQVPGVAGVRSTVCLEEIKPAASLPLL